The genomic DNA TATGACATGTGCAAGCTCTACACCGGATCCCTGGGAACCCTCGGCATCATCAGCGAGCTCACCTTCAAGGTACAGCCCAAATCCGAGGCCGTTGCTACCGCCGTGCTGGCCTATCCCTCACTGCACGCCGCGCTCGAAGCCACGCAGTCTTTTCTCCGCGCCGATCTGATGCCGGACGCCATCGAAGCCCTGAATTGCCCGGCTTTCGAAGCCCTGACGGGCGACCGGGATGTCGCTCCCTGGATTCTCCTGCTCCGGTTCGGTGATGCCGACGCGGCAGTCCGCTGGCAGCTTGACTGCCTCCGCGCGATCGCGCCCGCCGGAGGAGGAGAAGTGTTGAACGCCCTCGGCACGCAGGAATCCGAAGAGTTATGGCGCCGGGCAGCATCGGCGCGCGAGAGACAAGGCAACGGCAAGGAACTGCTGCTGAAATGCTCGGTGCTCTATCAGTCCACGGTTGCAGCCGGGCGCCGCATGGTGGAAATAGGGCTGCGCCTGCAGGCGCGCACCTTACTTTTCTGTCATGCTGGGACCTCCATCATATATGGCCTTTATGAGTGGCCCGACGAAGGTTGCGACGCGGGCGACCTGGTTCGCGAAATCGCCGACCTGCGGCGGCAATGCACGGCAGCCGGCGGGCACCTCGTCGTGGAAAAGGCTCAGCCCGAGGTGAAGCAGCGCCTCGATGTCTGGGGATATGAGGCTCCGGCACTCGACGTGATGCGCCGCATCAAACTGCAATTCGATCCCAAAGGGTTGCTCAATCCGGGCAGATTTGTGGGAGGGATCTAGCATGGCCGCCCAGGCGCCGGCGCAGAGTGAAACACGCGAGACCGCCCATCTGGACTGCATCCACTGCGGCATCTGCCTGTCGGCTTGCCCCACGTATCTCCAGCTCGGCGGCGAAGCCGACTCACCGCGCGGCCGCATCTACCTGATCAATGCCATGCAGGAAGGGCGCATTGGCGCCGCCGGCCCGAGATTTCAGCAACACATGCTGCTGTGCCTGGAGTGCCGCGCCTGCGAAACCGCCTGCCCATCCGGCGTGCGCTTTTCAGCGATGATGAACGAAGCCCGCGCGCAGATCGGGAAAAGCCGGAGGCTGTCGGCGGGTGCAGCTTTCGTGCGGTATCTCGTCTTGCGGAAGATTTTCCTCAGCCGGCGCCTCATGCACTTCAGTTTTCGCATGCTGAGATTCTATCAGCGCAGCGGCATCCGGAGATTGCTGCGGGCATCGAGAATATTAAGGCTCTTCCCCGGCCACCTCATTCAAATGGAGGCTCTGCTGCCCGAGATTCCTAAGTCGCCACGATACCCTTGGTCGGAAGGCATTGTACGCACCGGCCGGAAACGGGTGTTGCTTTTCGAGGGCTGCATCATGCCGGAACTTTTCGGCCCGGTCCATGAAGCCACCGTGCGCGTTCTGCAACACCACGGCTTCTCGGTTGCGCTGCCCGCGCGCCAGGCATGCTGCGGAGCAGTGCATCTCCACGAAGGGGATCCGGAGACGGCGCGTCAACTGGCGCGCAAGAACATTGCCGCTTTCGAAAAGGAAGAGGCCGCGGCTATCATCGTGAATGCCGCCGGATGCGGAGCCATGCTCAAGGAGTACGACGAACTGCTGGCCGCCGATCCGGCATATGCCGGGCGCGCGCGGGCCTTCAGCCGGCGGGTGCGCGACATCAGCGAGTTTCTCGATGCCATCGGCATCAACAGGAACATGGAGCGACTGGATCTGAAAGTCACTTATGACGACCCATGCCACCTGCTTCACGCCCAGGGAATCAAGGCGGCACCGCGCAACCTGCTCCGGAGCATTCCCGGTCTCGAGCTTGTGGAACTGCGCGACGCCGACCGCTGCTGCGGCAGCGCCGGGATCTACAACATCACCCACCCCGAAATGTCGTCACGCATCCTGGACGAAAAAATCGCCAATATCATTCGCAGCGGAGCGCAGGTCGTCGCCAGCGGCAACCCGGGATGCCTGCTGCAAATCCAGGCCGGCCTGCGTGCGAAAAACCTGCCGACCCGTGTAGCGCACCCGATTGAATTGATCGATCAGGCATATCGACCAAGAACCACGAAATTCACGAAACCTGCGAAGACATGAGAGGCGCACGGAAACCACTGCTTTCGGATGCAACCTCGACCCTGCAGGACTTCACGGGAGGAAACCGACATTGACGCCAGCCCAAAACGATGAAGAGCGCTGGGTTCTGTGCGATACGTTGTTCACTCCCTACCAGCGGCGGCCTGACTGCGTGCTTCATGTCGCACAAGGCAGGATTCGCCGGATGCTGCCGGCGGCCGAGATGGGACCCATCCCCCAGGAAAAGCTGATTCACCTGCCGGATGCCATCGTCGCTCCGGGATTCATCGACTTGCACGTCCACGGAGCTTCCGGACACGACCTCATGAACGGCTCCGCGACCTCACTCCAGGGCACGTCGCGTGCCCTGGCTCGCTACGGCACGACTGCATTTCTTGCCACCACCATGAGCGCGCCGGATGCCGACCTGGAGACCGCCATCCGCAGCCTGGCAACGCACCGCCATGCCGCGACAGACGGAGCCACCCCGATCGGGATTCACATGGAGGGGCCCTATCTGAATCCGGTGCGCAGAGGCACTCACCAGGCCGGCTGCTTGAGAAAAGCCGAGTTGGAAAGCTTCCTCCGTTTCGTCGAGCTGTCCGGAAACACGATCCGCAGACTGACCATCGCACCAGA from Terriglobia bacterium includes the following:
- a CDS encoding 4Fe-4S dicluster domain-containing protein — protein: MAAQAPAQSETRETAHLDCIHCGICLSACPTYLQLGGEADSPRGRIYLINAMQEGRIGAAGPRFQQHMLLCLECRACETACPSGVRFSAMMNEARAQIGKSRRLSAGAAFVRYLVLRKIFLSRRLMHFSFRMLRFYQRSGIRRLLRASRILRLFPGHLIQMEALLPEIPKSPRYPWSEGIVRTGRKRVLLFEGCIMPELFGPVHEATVRVLQHHGFSVALPARQACCGAVHLHEGDPETARQLARKNIAAFEKEEAAAIIVNAAGCGAMLKEYDELLAADPAYAGRARAFSRRVRDISEFLDAIGINRNMERLDLKVTYDDPCHLLHAQGIKAAPRNLLRSIPGLELVELRDADRCCGSAGIYNITHPEMSSRILDEKIANIIRSGAQVVASGNPGCLLQIQAGLRAKNLPTRVAHPIELIDQAYRPRTTKFTKPAKT
- a CDS encoding FAD-binding oxidoreductase; translation: MARSILHIDGIPIEREATPESVEELAHVVREACDDGLSMVAVGGGTRLHLGNPPHSARLALHTGRLRGVVEYEPDNMTVSVRAGTPLQELQDSLSSRKQFLPLDPPHSERATLGGLVATNASGPIRFRYGTVRDMLIGIRVVHADGTQTRAGGKLVKNVTGYDMCKLYTGSLGTLGIISELTFKVQPKSEAVATAVLAYPSLHAALEATQSFLRADLMPDAIEALNCPAFEALTGDRDVAPWILLLRFGDADAAVRWQLDCLRAIAPAGGGEVLNALGTQESEELWRRAASARERQGNGKELLLKCSVLYQSTVAAGRRMVEIGLRLQARTLLFCHAGTSIIYGLYEWPDEGCDAGDLVREIADLRRQCTAAGGHLVVEKAQPEVKQRLDVWGYEAPALDVMRRIKLQFDPKGLLNPGRFVGGI